The DNA window TTGGAACAAAATTGGCCGCGAACGAGATCAGCAGGCAGCGTTCGCTCTTTGGCCCAGTGCGCGGTGTCTTCTTGATAGACGGCACCTTGTGCGCCATGAAACGCCTCGTGAATCATGACCTGCTTTGCCATGACGATGTCGTCGTTAAGTGCAATGTTGAGATAGAAATCGGAGCCGCCAAACGCGTACCCGCCGCCGTCGCCGCCCGCAACGACAAAGCCCCGCACGGAAACACTGTCAGGCTTGCCAATGTATGGGCGAATGCGATCGCGGATCCCTGTGTCGAAGCCTGACTCGATCTGGTCAAGAAGAGCCGAGATCGAAGCCGTCGAAGCCTTCACAGCCGAGAACATGTAGCTGGCTTCCGCGGGACTGCCGGCAGGCAATCCATGTGCGGCCGCCACGAGGGCGTGCGCGAACTGTTCTGCAGTGTCGGCTTCGCCAAGGTCTTGCATCTCCCTGATCATCCCCTGGTTGCCCTCAAGCTTCGCGACCGCCATGGCCTGATCGTTGGTCAACGTGGGGTCCTGGATCGCCTTAAGAACAGCACGCGCTGAGGTAGTGTCGATCTTCACTTGTTGAGACAGCGCGGGAGTCGTGAGCACTAGCGCACAAACGAAGAAGAGGCCAAATGTAAATCGGCGTGCCGGTATTCTTGCGGTGGTTATGTTCAGCTTCGGCATAGCAAGCTCCATTCCTCGCCTTCGCGGCTAGCTGCGTGTGCTCTCGAACAGAAACCACGAACGACGTTGAGATTGGTCAATCCAGTTCTCAAGAAGGCTCGCAGTGGCGATATCTCCGGTCTGATCGCAGAGCTCGTGAGCGCCATGCATTCTGGCTGAGTCATTCAGCTCTGGCTCTTTCGTCATCTGACGGATACTTTCCAGGTTTGCCGGGGCTCGGTTCCGCTTGCTCCGGAGAGTAGCGGAACCGCATCCAAGGGCTTCATACGCGTTAGGTGAGTGAGTCTGCGGCTGAAGCGATGATGTCTGCGACCGCCTCGGGATGAGAGACAAAGGGGCAATGGCTGGAGGCAACAGAGCTGACGGTAGCGTTCATACGCTTCGCGAAGAACTGCTGGGCAGGGGGAGGGATCATCTGATCGTCGGTGCAGACTAGGTACCACGATGGAGTCGTCTTCCAGGCAGGCGCACCCTGCTTGTCAGCAAACGCGACCACACTCAGCGGCTTCTGAACCGCAGCCATGACCGCTGCCTCGTCAGCAGTCGCGCCTCCTGCAAATACCTCGTGGAACTTCTCCCGGTTGATCCAAAGGAATCCGGAGGCGTCCGGCTGAACTGCAGCCGAACCCGCTGGGGGAGGACCCTGCTTTGCCACAGACTCCAGGCTCTCATCCTCGTCCAGGCCGAAAGCCGTGACGTAAACGAGCGCTTTCACGTTCTGAGCCAAGCTAGCGGCCCCGGTGATCACCGCACCACCGTAAGAGTGGCCAACCAGGACCGTAGGACCGGGCAGATTCGCCAGCAATCGGCGAGTGACTTCGATGTCGTCTGCAAGCGAAGTCAGCGGTATCTGCGCCGCGGTGACGCTGTAACCCTTTGCCTGCAGCAAAAGGATGACCTTGCTCCAGCACGAGCCATCAGCCCAGGCTCCGTGCACCAATGCGATGTTTCCGTTCTTACTCATAGACCCTCCAGATACCTTGCGTTCCCCAGGCGCCGGACACAACCTGTGCGGGTCCGGCTTCACCTTGTTGAGACTGAAGGTATGCCTCACCACCGAACTTCGGGAGACTCCTTGCAGCCAAAGAAAGGTAGCTCTTTCGACCTATGACTGTGTGAAAGAACGATCATTCCAAGGGCGGCAGAATGCGCCTGAGGCCAAAGCGCTTCGCATCGATGGAAAACGCTCCGGGACCAAGCAGTGCCACGCTAATGACTATCCCCATCTGGAGCGCTTCTTGCACAAGTTCGGAACTTTCGCCTGCTTTGAAGAAGCTCGCTTCCAGCGCGAGACAAAGTATGCATGCTACTTGAGAAAGAGCCCCTGTGTATAAACCAATCGACGCAACGACAATCGCCAACACTTTCCAGAAGTGATCGTCCCAGGGCGCCGCGAGCAAGAGGTGGGTTGCAACGCAACATCGGAGAATAAGCAGACCTAAGCCAGCGGCTTTCCCCGGAAACATGGAATAGAGTCTCTGCACTTACTAACGTTAGGGAGCGGTATCCGCATTCTGAAAGCCCCTTGCGAGGCTGTCTTCAGTAGCCCTTTAGAGTCGGGCAGTCGGAGAGTAGGTCCGCTAAAATGAGGAGAGATTGGAAGGCCGACCGATTCAGCTGGAGCTTAGTAGGAGCACACATGAGCGAACGTGGCATGATCAGGGTTCTGATTGTTGACGATCACCCGTTGATGGTGGCGGGGCTCTCCGGTGAAATCAATGCGCAGAGGGACATGTGTGTCGTTGCGGAAGCGGGCGGAGGAGAGGAAGCCCTCCTGCAATTCCGGGTGCATCGGCCTGATGTGACGCTCATGGATATCAGGATGCCCGGCGTGAACGGCATCGATGCCATCACGACGATCCGCGCTGAATATCCGCGAGCCAGAATAGTGGTCCTTTCCTCTTCGGCTGGCGATATCCAGGTGCTCAAGTCGTTCAAAGCCGGCGCCGTCGGATACTTGCTCAAGAATCTGTTGCGAACAGAACTGATCGAAACGATCCGTACCGTTCACGCGGGTCATCGAAGGATTCCGCCCGAGATTGCCCAGCAACTTGCCGCACATGCGGCAGAGGATGCTCTAACGGCAAGGGAGCTTGAAGTCCTGCGTGGAGTTGTCAAAGGGCAATCCAACAAGATGATCGGTTCGGAGCTGCACATCGCGGAGCATACCGTGAAGAACCACGTAAAGAGCATCCTGTCCAAGCTCGATGCCGACGATCGGACGGGCGCGGCCGTGATGGCATTGCGCCGAGGCTATATCGACCTCTAGATAAGGCTGGAGTCTTCGGATAAGCCCTGAAGGGCTACCGCATAACGCCTCCATTGGAACTATTCGTGCCAGGAACGCAAGGTTAGCTTCATCACAGGTCGCTTCGACTTCAGCAAGAGTTGAAAGCGAGCCGGACCCCAAGGAGCCTGACATGCAAAGATCGATTCGGTCCTGGATGCTCGTTCGAACTGCTTTCGCGCTGAGCCTCATACCTCTTCCTTCATTCGCACAATCTGCGACGCAACCGATCCACAACATCGTGCTCGTGCACGGCGCCTGGGCTGACGGTTCGAGCTGGGCGAAGGTCATCCCACTGCTGGAGCAGAAGGGTTACCACGTCACGGCTGTTCAAAACCCGTTGACTTCGTTTGCCGATGACGTTGCCGCCACCAAACGAGTGGTCGATGCTCAGGACGGACCGGTCCTTCTCGTCGGCCACTCTTATGGGGGTGCGATCATCACGGAAGTCGGCAACAACCCCAAGGTCGCAGGGCTCGTCTACGTAGCCGCCTTTGCTCCCGATACCGGCGAATCCGCGGGAGGTCTGGCCAAGCCGTATGGCCCGACGCCGGGCGTGACTGAGCTTCGCCCACTCGCGGATGGCTTCCTCGTCCTTTCAGACAAGGGCGTTCAGGAAGACTTTGCACAGGACGTTCCTGATTCCGTGCGCAAGCTGCTGATCGCCACGCAGGTTCCTACACAAGGGGCTGTGCTGGGGGCAACCATCAGTGCCGCCGCGTGGCGGACCAAGCCGAGCTGGTTTGTGATTGCCGCGAACGACCGGATGATTGCACCCGAACAGGAGCGTGCCTCGGCCAAACGGATGAATGCTCGGACCTTGACCCTCTCATCAAGCCATGTGCCCATGATTTCCAAGCCCGCTGAGGTCGCCGCGTTCCTCGACGATGCGGCGCGCGGAACCAATAACCCCAAGGCATCCGGAAACTAACCTGCAAGCCGGCGCGTGAGCGTCGGCTTCTTCTTTCATCTGAGAGGTGGCGGAGCCTAGTCGTCTGAAATGGGTCTGAGCCGCCGCCCCAAACGGCTCAACCAACCGGGAAATATCGAAGGAACCTCCTTCAGGTAGGCGATCCTCGCAGGGACTGAAGCCTCGATCTCTGTCCCGCTTCCGGGTCTGCTCCAGAGTTCAAGCTTTGCACCCAGCTTCTCCGCACGCTCATACATGCCGGGCAGCCCTAAGTGCCCTGGCCGTTTCCGATCGCGCAGTATGTCCTCTTCCATTCCCTTGCCATCGTCTCTAACTCTCAAAACGAGGCTGGCCTCGAGATAGTGCAGTTCCAACTCCACATGTTCGGCATCCGCATGGCGAAACGCGTTATAGAGTGCCTCTCTGCCCAGCCTGTATAGATCTCCTGCCGCGACCGGGTGCAGCGCCCGCGATTGGCCGGAGACGGAAAGGGCGAACGTCGCCTTGTGCAACGACGCGAACTCCTCGCCGGTGCTCGCAAGAACTTGCCCTAAGTCTGATGTCTCCGTAGGAGCCCGAAGGTCGAGCACCAGCTCGCGCCCCTCAAGCATCACCTGGTCGGATTGCTCGAGTGCCGCGACAAAGATCCGCCGGGCGGGCTCCTCGGGAGGCAGTTGTGCGGTGCCGGTATTGAACCGCAGCAGCAGCCCCTGAATGCCCTGAAAGAAAGTGTCATGGAGATCACGGGCAATCCGTTCGCGTTCCGCAAGACGTTCATACAACTTCGCTCGGGCGTTGGCCACCGCGCTGTTCAGACGTGCCAGGTAGAAGAGCCAAAGGCCACTCAGGGCGAGCAGAATGCACAGAATCTTGAAAGGCCAGCTCTGCAGGAACGTGGGCGGCAGGGTGATGTTCAGAGACGACGTTTCCTTGCCCCAGACACCATCGTTATTGCACGCAATCACGCTGAAAGAATAGTGGCCAGGAGGCAGATGGGAGTAAAAGGCCTGTCGACGAGCGCCTGCATCCAGCCAATCCTTGTCAAAGCCTTCGAGCCTGTATCGAAACCGAACGCGCCGCGGAATGAGCAGGCTGTTCGCCGTGTAATCGATCTGTAGATTCTGCGCTCCCTTGGAGAGGACAATCGGTCCACCAGTCTCAAAGCGCTTGCCATCCACCAACACCGAATCAATTGTTGTGGACGGCGCGATGGTATTTTCCTCAAGAGAATCCGGGTCAACCCAAGCCAGTAGACCCTTCGACGAAAAGTAAATTCTGCCGTCCGGTGTCTCGGCGGCGGCTGGAACCGGTCTCACAAGAGCGGGAGCACCTTGCGTTCCATCGAGATGCGTGTAGAGCCGCCCTCGCACGGTGTGGCTGTCGCTTACCTCAGCCTTCTGCAGATCGGCAGCGGCAATTTTCATGACGCCTTCCGGCATATTGAGCCACAAATCGCCGTTCGCTCTCTCGATGATTCCCGCAACATTCGCGAAGGGAGCGCCAGATTCCTGGAGGAGCGAATGCAGCTTTCCTTGAACGCTGTAAGCAAGCCCAGCCGTGCCACCAATCCAAACTCTGTTCCGATGCTCGTAAAGAGTAATGATGGTCCCAACGTCTAGACCATCCTTGTCACGAATAGCTGTGCGCCTTCCGTCAGGGCTCACGATCGTCATGCGGTTGCGAGAATATCCCAGCCACACGTTTCCGTCATGGTCCGTCAGCAGGCTCAGGGGAAATGGCTGGCGTCCCGTTTGGGTCTCAATATAAGGCGACCAGGCGCCGTCCTTCAGCCGAAACACCAAAGGCCCGGCGGGGGCGACGATAGCCGCCCACAGAGTGCCCGCGTGGTCCATGGTGAGCGACTGCACATCCGACGTCGGCGTCGTCTCGCCCGGAGGCAGAGGCACGGCGGTAAATTGCCCGTCACGGTATCTCCACAGTTTGCCCGTTGCTCCAACCCACACCGTCCCA is part of the Granulicella aggregans genome and encodes:
- a CDS encoding DUF5700 domain-containing putative Zn-dependent protease codes for the protein MPKLNITTARIPARRFTFGLFFVCALVLTTPALSQQVKIDTTSARAVLKAIQDPTLTNDQAMAVAKLEGNQGMIREMQDLGEADTAEQFAHALVAAAHGLPAGSPAEASYMFSAVKASTASISALLDQIESGFDTGIRDRIRPYIGKPDSVSVRGFVVAGGDGGGYAFGGSDFYLNIALNDDIVMAKQVMIHEAFHGAQGAVYQEDTAHWAKERTLPADLVRGQFCSNTAELFMDMRNEGTAKFVGSDDILKDAKGPTGQRLYAEALYGREHLSDSANLLELSIASLQAPVPVPYKVVYSVDFWGRGIVYSISSAMVSAIVEQDGAAAVGEVIQQPGYEFVLRYTRLKSYGKDRTHPRLRENTVSAAQLLHDGCPIAPPLPSTPPGV
- a CDS encoding alpha/beta fold hydrolase, with amino-acid sequence MSKNGNIALVHGAWADGSCWSKVILLLQAKGYSVTAAQIPLTSLADDIEVTRRLLANLPGPTVLVGHSYGGAVITGAASLAQNVKALVYVTAFGLDEDESLESVAKQGPPPAGSAAVQPDASGFLWINREKFHEVFAGGATADEAAVMAAVQKPLSVVAFADKQGAPAWKTTPSWYLVCTDDQMIPPPAQQFFAKRMNATVSSVASSHCPFVSHPEAVADIIASAADSLT
- a CDS encoding alpha/beta fold hydrolase, whose product is MQRSIRSWMLVRTAFALSLIPLPSFAQSATQPIHNIVLVHGAWADGSSWAKVIPLLEQKGYHVTAVQNPLTSFADDVAATKRVVDAQDGPVLLVGHSYGGAIITEVGNNPKVAGLVYVAAFAPDTGESAGGLAKPYGPTPGVTELRPLADGFLVLSDKGVQEDFAQDVPDSVRKLLIATQVPTQGAVLGATISAAAWRTKPSWFVIAANDRMIAPEQERASAKRMNARTLTLSSSHVPMISKPAEVAAFLDDAARGTNNPKASGN
- a CDS encoding response regulator; amino-acid sequence: MSERGMIRVLIVDDHPLMVAGLSGEINAQRDMCVVAEAGGGEEALLQFRVHRPDVTLMDIRMPGVNGIDAITTIRAEYPRARIVVLSSSAGDIQVLKSFKAGAVGYLLKNLLRTELIETIRTVHAGHRRIPPEIAQQLAAHAAEDALTARELEVLRGVVKGQSNKMIGSELHIAEHTVKNHVKSILSKLDADDRTGAAVMALRRGYIDL
- a CDS encoding sensor histidine kinase, encoding MRTDHRVRSFNTFQGLLALGWLMIAFTAQPQALPSATASLNSQFHAHWSEQEGLPDDVSHIVQGSDGYLWITSGNGLYRFDGVSFTRFSPKAGKQLLSQSMECILALPDGGMWVSYQFGGASLIRDGSVVISNDLNSTGHGSIQGFALDFDGNLWASNGFSLIRREGDTWKPIGADWNYTAKRSEPPTIDGAGNLWVSDGNVLYVLPRGGRRFESTGIRGVSIAKHFDKSTRNWVRGREDFPEIVRSDTGQWQEHQTGLQHIGAAIVTDKGDLVFGVDAGLAEVSPSLLSIGSKHAEDDLHPVSLAIDKKPVFLLGLLEDREGSIWVLSANGLDQFRPSTLKSVDLENQTALTAITVAGNSLLVGTFNATDTMKRIDGTVVTTMTGSPATVSCLYTAPDGTVWVGATGKLWRYRDGQFTAVPLPPGETTPTSDVQSLTMDHAGTLWAAIVAPAGPLVFRLKDGAWSPYIETQTGRQPFPLSLLTDHDGNVWLGYSRNRMTIVSPDGRRTAIRDKDGLDVGTIITLYEHRNRVWIGGTAGLAYSVQGKLHSLLQESGAPFANVAGIIERANGDLWLNMPEGVMKIAAADLQKAEVSDSHTVRGRLYTHLDGTQGAPALVRPVPAAAETPDGRIYFSSKGLLAWVDPDSLEENTIAPSTTIDSVLVDGKRFETGGPIVLSKGAQNLQIDYTANSLLIPRRVRFRYRLEGFDKDWLDAGARRQAFYSHLPPGHYSFSVIACNNDGVWGKETSSLNITLPPTFLQSWPFKILCILLALSGLWLFYLARLNSAVANARAKLYERLAERERIARDLHDTFFQGIQGLLLRFNTGTAQLPPEEPARRIFVAALEQSDQVMLEGRELVLDLRAPTETSDLGQVLASTGEEFASLHKATFALSVSGQSRALHPVAAGDLYRLGREALYNAFRHADAEHVELELHYLEASLVLRVRDDGKGMEEDILRDRKRPGHLGLPGMYERAEKLGAKLELWSRPGSGTEIEASVPARIAYLKEVPSIFPGWLSRLGRRLRPISDD